From Pedosphaera parvula Ellin514:
ACTGTTGCTGCCGTCGTCCCACGGACGCTGCATCGTCCCCGCGCCAAACGGATCGCTGCCGGTGCCCCGGAACGTGTGCCAATACACCACGGCGAATCGGAGATGGTCGCGCATGGTTTTGCCGGCGACGATTTCGTCGGGATTGTAATGCTTGAACGCCAGCGGGTTTTTGGACTTCGGACCTTCGTAGGCGATGGCGGAGATTTTTTTGAATGTGTTGCTCATTAAATGCTTTGCGTGTGTTTGTGGTGTCGGCTGGGCAGGTTTACAGCACCTGCGCCATTAAATTGGAGGTGGTGCAGTGGATAATTTTTACCGAAGTTATCAAGGCTGATTCAAACTGATACTTTCATCCACCGTCGAACGTCGGGTGGTTTTGATCTGGCGGGCGGTTTCCAGCACGCTCGCGTAAGCTGGCTTGGGCTTGTCTTCCCGGTCAAAGAGCAGCGGATAATTGGTCCGGCCCTTCACCGGCCAGTTGTTCAGCCAGGAACCGCCGTCGGCCACGCCCCAGAACGTCACCCGTTCCATGTCCGCGTGGTGTTTGACATACACGGCAAATAGTTCAGCGTAACGCCGCGCGAGCGCCTGCTGGACGGACTTGGGCAGCCCGTTGGTGTAAGGATTGAGTGCGGGGTTTTGGGCGACTTTGAGCCCCACGTCCGCACCGGTGCCTGCACCGGCAGCGGGAAGCACATCCACGTCCAACTCGGTGATGCTCACCTTTACGCCCAGGCGGCTGAAGGCTGTGATTGTGTCACTCACTTGTTTTGCGGTGGGCCAGTCCAGATGTGCGTGTTCTTGAACGCCCACCGCCACCAGATGAATGCCCGCCGCCTGGAGTTGTTTGACCAGAGCGACCGCTCCGGCGCATTTGGCGGGATTTTCCAACGCATAATCATTGTAGTATAGCTCTGCCTCCGGATCGGCGTCGTGGGCGAACTGATACGCTTTCACGAGAAATTCAGGCCCGATGATTTTAAGCCACGGCGACGGACGCAAGGTACCGTCCTCGTCCAACGCCTCATTCACCACGTCCCAACCTTTCACACGTCCCTTATAACGACCGACCACCGTCTGGATGTGATTGCTCATGCAGTTGAGCAGTGTCGCGCGATCAACCGGCTTGCCATTCGGGCCTCGAAAAACCCAGTCCGGCGTCTGGTGATGCCAGACCAGCGTGTGGCCGATGGTGAACATGTGGTTGTGCTCGCCAAAGGTAACAAAACGGTCCGCCGGATCGAAGTTGAATCGGCCCGGTTCCGGGTGGATACTTTCCCACTTCAATACATTTTCCGGCGTGATGGAGTTGAACTGCTTTTTCACGAGCGTGGCCTCCATGCCGTTTGAACTGGTGAACTGCGATTCATTCAGTGCCACGCCCACAAGGAAACGGTCCTTGAAGGCGTCTTTCAGCGTGGGCTGGGCGAGGCCGACACTGGTTACGGCCAATACGACCGTGCTGGTCAGACAAAACAGGTTTAATTTCATATCGTAATCGTTTCAACTCCCGGCGGCGCAGAGCGGCGTCGGCGCGCAGCGAGATCCTCGGCCATTTCAACCGTGGCCTTTTTGTTCAGTTTATAGGCGCAGAGCAATAACGTGCAGACCGCAAAGAGAATTCCCACCACCAGCCCGGTGGTTTCGCGAAAACCCGCCACGGCATCCGGCGCGTCCGGCAGCTTGGTGTCGTAGTTAAAAAATCCCGCCATGATCCAAAGGAACGATGCCGAGCCGAGCGCCAGACCCGCTTTCAAGGTGAAACCGATCGTGGCAAAAACCATCCCTGTGAAGCGCCGGCCGGTTTTCCACTCGGAATAATCTGCCACGTCGGCGTAGATCGCCCAGATCAATGGCACAGTCGGCGCGTAAACGATGGAGCCAAGAATTGTCAGCGCCACCATCCCGTTCACCGATGTCGGCGGCAGCAGGTAAAAGGCGAAAGCATTCAATGCCGAGAGACCAAAACCCGCCACGGCCACGGCTTTCTTACCAAAGCGCCGTGCAAAAGACATCGAGAGCATGATGACGATAATCGTCGTGGTGGTGCCAATCATGTTGACGATGCTGTTGAACACGTCGGCGACGTTGGTGCTGGTGAGGTTCGCTTTATCGCCGTGAACGATGTAACCGAGCCATTCCAGCACACCGCCCGGCTTGGGCGCATCAGGCGCAAGCGCGGGCGCGGTCAAACCGAGTTGGTGCACCCAGTCAAACATCGCCACCTTGTCCGCGTAATGATGGTAGTAGTTGTAGCTGGCACCGCCTCGGAACGAGAGAATGGCAAAATGTACGAGCGTCATCAGCGCCATGATCCTCCACGGACTGTTCTTGAGCAGGTCCGCAAAATCCTGTTTAGGCGGGGTTTTCGCCTCCGCCAACGGCTGCACACGTTCGCGCGTCGTTAAAAATGCCGTTAGAAACAAGATCAAACAGACTGCCGCCCAAATCGTCATGGTAATCTGCCAGCCGTATTGCCGGTCGTGCCCCACCGCGAATTTGGCTACCAGCGGCAACGTGAAACCGCCGACGATGAATTGGGCGATATTGACGGCGATGAAACGGTAGGAATTGAGCCGGGCGCGCTCATTTAAATCAGCTGTCATCACCGCGCCCAACGCCGAATACGGCATGTTGTTCATCGAATAGAGTGTCATCAGCATCGTGTTGGTGATGACGGCGTAGGCAATCATCGCGCCCATGCTCCAGCCTTTCGGCGTGGTGTAGGCCAGGATCATCACCACGGTCCACGGCACCGCCGTCCACAATATCCACGGACGAAACCGGCCCCAGCGCGTGCGGGTGCGGTCGGCCAGCACACCCATGATCGGATCGAAAACCGCGTCCCATAAACGCGGCCACAGCAGGATTGCAGCGGCAGCGCTGGCGGTCAGCCCAAAGACGTCTGTGTAAAAATTCAACTGAAACAAAATCATGGACATGAACACGAAGTTCGCCGCCGCGTCCGCACCGCTGTAACCTGCCTTCTCAGTGAAGGTCAGGTTTTGCTGAAATTGTTCGTTCATGATTTGAATGTTTTTTATTTTACAACCCGGAGAACCACCTTTTGCAAATCTACATCGCGGGAGGAATTGCCGACCATGATTTCAAACTCGCCCGGCTCGACGACGTATTTCATGTTCACGTCGTAAAAGGCCAGCGATTCCGGCGTGAGGTCAAGCGACACGGTTTTCGTTTCTCCCGGCGCCAGGGTAATTTTCTGAAAGACTTTCAATTCCTTCACCGGCCGCGTCACCGAGCTGATGAGATCGCGGACATAGACTTGAACCACTTCCGTCCCGGCGCGTTTGCCAGCGTTAGTCACGTCCACCGAAACGTGCGTCGAGCCGGTGCGGGAAATGATTTTTTTGGCGAGCCGGACATTTTTGAAGGTGAACTTCGTGTAGCTCAAGCCGAAGCCGAACGGAAACAAGGGCGTGGCTTCGTCCCACAAAAACCCGCGCCGCGCCGACGGCTTGTGGTTGTAAAACACCGGCAACTGGCCGACGGAACGCGGAATCGAGATCGGCAGCTTGCCGCCGGGATTGTGGTCGCCGAACAAAACCGCGGCAACTGCGCTGCCGCATTCCTGGCCAAGATACCAGCATTCCAAAATCGCCGGAACATTCTGTGCGACGTGATTAATCGCCAGCGGACGGCCATTGAACACGAGCGCGACAACCGGCTTTCCCGTGGCAAGCAGCGCCCTGATGAGTTCGTCCTGATGGCCGATCAAATCGAGGCTCGTGCGGTCGCCCATGTGCTTGAGACTCCACGCCTCGCGCGAGGTTTGCTCGTTGCCGCCGATGGCAACAATGACGACATCCGCCGACCACGCGACTTTCACCGCCTCGTCAATCTGTTTCCGATCTTCCGCCGGATCGCTCGCCAGAACTTCGTCCTGCTGCCACGAGCCGCCAACGGTGATTTTACAGCCCTCGGCGTGAACCACTTTCACTGCGCCCCCGAGCCGCGCCTTGATGCCATCCAGCACGGTGACATTGTGCGCGGGCACGCCGCTGTAACCACCGAGCAGGCTGCGATTGGCATTCGGGCCAATGACGGCAACGGTTTTCAACTTCGCCGGATTCAGCGGCAGCAGATCATTTTCGTTCTTCAGCAGCGTGATGGTTTCGCGCGCGGCTTCGCTGGCCAGTTCGCGGTGCACCTCGCAGCCGACCACACGCGCGGCTTCTTCCGGATCCACATACGGATCGTCGAACAGGCCCATTTTGAATTTCCAGAGCAGCATCGGCGCGATGAGTTCATCCAGCTCGGTCTCGTGCAGAACCTTTTTGCGAACCAGTTCAACCAGATGCCGGTAACAATCCGGCTCGGGAAACTCAATGTTGACACCGGCCTTGACCGCCAGCACGCAGGCCTCCTTTTTATCCGCCGCCACATGGTGGCCGTGCGAATCCGGGCGATGGCTGAGTTCCCAGATCGCGTAATAATCCGAGACGACAAAACCTTTGAAGCCCCATTCCTTCCGCAGCACATCCCGCAGCAGCCAGCGGCTGGCGTGAGAAGGCACACCGTCTATTTCGTTGTAACTGGCCATCACGCTGATCGCACCGCCCTTTTTCAGGCAGTCGCGGAACGGATGGAGAAAAGTTTCGCGCAGCAGCCGTTCGGAGACATTCACTGGCGCGCAGTTTTGGCCGGATTCCGGCTGGCCATGCGCGGCAAAATGTTTCAGCGTGGCGATGACGTGCTTTTTGTCCTTGAACGACGCATCGCCTTGAAAACCGCGAACGGCGGCGATGCCGAGTTGCGTGTTGAGAAACGGGTCTTCGCCGTAGGTCTCCTCGACGCGTCCCCAACGGGCGTCGCGTGCCACGTCCACCACCGGCGTGAGGGCCTGATGCCCGCCGCGCACACGGGTTTCGTGGGCCGTCATTGCGTAAAGTTTTTCCACGAGCGCGGGATTGAACGTCGCGCCGAGGCCGATGGGCTGCGGAAAACTCGTGCCGTCCCTGGCCGCGTGACCATGGAGACATTCCTCGTGAAACATCACGGGAATGCCCAGGCGGGAATGTTCGAGGAAAAATTTCTGGATGGCGTTGGTGAGTTCCGCCATGCCGCGCGCCGTCTTGCCGTTCGCTGGCGTCGCCGGATCGCTGCCGGCGTCGCTCGGGCGTCCGACCTGGCCGAGGCCGTGACCTTTCTTGAACGCGGCCTTTGCCTTCGCAGGATCAAAATTGCCATTCCCATCCAGCAGCTTCGCGGCCTTTTCCTGCCAGACGCACATCATCTGCGCGGCTTTCTCCTCGAGCGTCATGCGAGCGAGCAAATCTTTGACGCGCCGGGCGGCGACGACGCGCGGGTTCTTGTAGTCAGGGATTTTCGGGCTGGGCTTGGTCATGGCAATTCGTTGCGCGTTAAATGTTGTTTGATATTCCCAATATCATAGCAGCCCGCCGGGAGTGGTGACATACGACATATGGTGGATTTGCGTTGACGCAGTCGCCGTAGGGAAAAATTTCGCAAATGAACCTGGATGGCACGATTGGCCCGCCTGTGAGCCAACGCGGACAGTGCTATCTCTAAGAAAACAAACTCGCAGGCGGGACGCCTGGGCCACTAATTTTTGGGCAGAGAACGCAGGTATTTGGCGGCTGCCTCCGTGCGGCAGCGGACGTGCAGTTTTTCGTAGATGTGCATCAGGTGGGTGCGCACGGTGGTGAAACTGATGTTCAGCTTGGAACCGATTTCCTTGTTGGAAAGTCCCTCGGCCAATAATGCGAGAATTTCCTGCTCGCGCCCGGAGAGCTGGCCGGTTTCGTCCTTCTCTGGCGTGTCCGCAATAAAGGAACGCACGACCATGCGGGCGATTTCACTGGTCATGGGCGCTCCACCCGCACGAACCTCGGCGATGGCTTCAAGGATTTCCTTGTCGTCGGAACGTTTCAAAACATATCCGCACGCGCCGGCCTTCAGCGCTTGAAAGATCATCTTGGTATCCTTATAGACGGTGAGCATGATGACCTGCAGGTTGGGCAGCTTCTCGCGTAATCGCGCGGTGCAGACAATGCCGGATTCGCCGGGGAGATGAATATCCATCAGCACTACATCGGGGTTTAGCGACGGGATTTTCACGAGCGCCTCCTCGGCTGAACCGCAGGCGCACACGCAGCGGTTGCCAGGCGCGCCAGCAACGAACTCGGCCAGATACTGGCGCAAGGTCGCGTTGTCCTCGACGATGGCAATTTTGGTGCTCACATCAGCATGCTCCGGCAATAGTCTGGTTGATTCGGTTAACATGGGAATTTAATCTACGGCGTTTGGTAAATCAATGTTTCAGGCGTAGCTGATCACTCGTCTGTGCGGAATGGAACAGCGGGGAGACCCGCACCGTTGAATAGCGTGGCGACTGGGTTTGCCTGCCAGGCATAACGGGCGGCTTTGGGACTCAGCACTTTGCGCGAGGAAACAATCACTGTGTCACCTTCAATCTTGGCGTCGGCCCAACACCATTTGTGATCTTCACCTGCGATGGCGAACTCGCCGAGTTTGTCACCCTTCACAACGAGGCCGCCGTCGGTATTCTTGAAGTGGAGCTTGAGCGCGCCGGGAATCTTTTCAACATGATCAAACGTGGGGCCGGCGAATGGTACTTTAATTCCGTGGTGATTCGCCAGCGCGCACAGCGCGAGCCGTTCGCCGACTTCCTTCTTGTCCACGGGGTGAATGTCATTGGCATTGCCGACATCAATGGCGAGGGCGAGTCCAGAATTTGTCACAGTGCGGGCTGTGAAGGCCTGGGCCTCTCGTAACTCGGCCCACGCATCGTCGCCAGGTGCATCGCGGTGCTGCATGAACGCGGCAAGACTCACGATATAGAATGGAAAATCCCCCTGTCCGAAAGTTTTCCGCCAGTCGGCGATCATGGCCGGAAGCAAGGTGCGATATTGTTTGGCACGATCAGTGTTGGCCTCACCTTGATACCAGAGAGCACCGCTGATCGCTAACGGCGCAACCGGTGCAATCATGCCGTCGTACAACACGGAGGGCATCGTCGGCCAGTTCTCAAAACCAAGCGGCAACGGATGCGGCGGACGTGCATCCACGCTGAGTTTGCCTTTCCATTCACCGGCGAGCGGGATTTCCGTCTTATCGCCCAGCACGAGTTTGAGCTGTTTGGGATCGGACTTGAAGCCGCCATCGGGTTTTGTCTTGAACACGCGCACAGTCACAACGTTTGTGCCGGGTTTGAGAATGCCGTCGCCAATGGAGTAAGCACGCGGGTTCTCGACCCAGGCGCTGGCACCGGTCCAACGACCGTTGATCTGTGTGGTGTCCATGCGTTCGATGACGCCGAGAAAAATTTTTGCAGAACCCGCCGGAAGCGGATCGGGCAGGGTGACAGTCTTGCGGAAGTAGCAAAGGGCGGGCATCTCAGAAACACCGAGTTCGCTGAACCCGCCGGGAATCGTCACAGTTTTCCAGTCGTGCTCGTCGAGATCCGGCGCGGCCCATGCGTTGTCCTTCTGGCCGGCGTCGAACTCATCATACCAGTGGGAGATGTAATTACCGTATGGCGGGGCACCCCGCTCGCGGAGCCGATCCACTTCCGCGAGCGGGGTATTAAAATCCTTGAGCGGTCGCAGCCCTTCTGCGCTGGTCCACGACTCCGCCGGCGTGCCGCCCCAGCAATCCTTGATGAGGCCGATGGGAATGTTGGTTTCGCTTTGGATCTTTCGCGCGAAGAAGTAACCGATGGCTGAAACGCCGCCGTTCTCAGTGACCGTCTGCGGCGTGCAAACGCTCCAGGCGCCTTGCACGGTTGATGCCGGTGCGTAAGCGGGTTGTTGTTTGACTGTGAACAAGCGGAGGTTCGGATGGTTGGCGGCTTTGATTTCGGCATCGCCGTTTCGCGCGCGGCTCAACGGAAATTCCATGTTTGATTGTCCGCCGCAAAGCCAGACATCACCGACGAGAATGTTGGTGAACACCACTGTCTGCGAGCCGGCAACTCGAAGCGTGAGCGAATGGCTTGATGCCGGCGGCAATAGGTGCACCGACCAGCGACCGTCGGTGCCCGCCGTGGCAGTGGCGGTTTGACCAGCGAGTTCAACACGGACGTTTTCACCGGCTTTGGTCCAGCCCCAGATCGTGTTTGTCTTGCCGCGTTGAATCACCATGTTGTCGCCGAACATCGGACTGACGAAGGGCTGCGCAGTTTGGTTGACGGCATGAGCCGCATTCAGGACAAGACAGGTGAGGACTAAACTAACGATGAGTTTGTGACGCATATTTCAATCAACATTATTTTTCACAGCATCGGGTCAAACGCCCACACCAACTCACGGCCCAAGCTGTAGGCGGTAAAAGCGTTGCGGATTGGTATTTGTGATGGTGATGGTGAGCGGCATTGTCGCTGGCGTGTTGGTCACGAGGGGCTGCCAGTCGGTCAGATTCGTCGTGGACCAAAGTGTGTAGTCCGGCCCAAGTGAGCCGGTAATCCCGAGGCTGACCTGCGTTTCAGCAACGGCGATGGAACGGATGCCGGGCGGACTCAGCGCGCTGACAGTAAGAACAAAGTTGTTGGTCGCGGCAAGCGGCGGTGTGCCATTGTCAGTGACGCGAACACTGACAGGGTTGGTGGAGTTTTGCTGGCTCACGAGCGGACGCCACGAGAAGACACCATTGGAAGGATTTAGTGCCGAGTTGCCCGGGCCATTGAGTAGGGTGTAGGTCAGAGTTTGCGGTGGTACATCAGGATCGGTGGCAGTATTGGTAATGGTCAGACTCGCGCCGGCGGCGATCGTGGCATCAGCTATGGGAACCAAAACTGGTGCTTCGTTCACGTTGCCGGGTACGGCACGGCCGACGAAGGTCACAATGCTTAATGGCGCGATGGAGTTCGTGAACGACAAGCCGCTGACGACGAACGGCGTCTGGCTGGAAAGCGACAGCGTCGCGGAGGTGACCCAGGCCGTGAGGTTGGTGGTGGTGAAG
This genomic window contains:
- a CDS encoding endo-1,4-beta-xylanase — protein: MKLNLFCLTSTVVLAVTSVGLAQPTLKDAFKDRFLVGVALNESQFTSSNGMEATLVKKQFNSITPENVLKWESIHPEPGRFNFDPADRFVTFGEHNHMFTIGHTLVWHHQTPDWVFRGPNGKPVDRATLLNCMSNHIQTVVGRYKGRVKGWDVVNEALDEDGTLRPSPWLKIIGPEFLVKAYQFAHDADPEAELYYNDYALENPAKCAGAVALVKQLQAAGIHLVAVGVQEHAHLDWPTAKQVSDTITAFSRLGVKVSITELDVDVLPAAGAGTGADVGLKVAQNPALNPYTNGLPKSVQQALARRYAELFAVYVKHHADMERVTFWGVADGGSWLNNWPVKGRTNYPLLFDREDKPKPAYASVLETARQIKTTRRSTVDESISLNQP
- a CDS encoding MFS transporter; protein product: MNEQFQQNLTFTEKAGYSGADAAANFVFMSMILFQLNFYTDVFGLTASAAAAILLWPRLWDAVFDPIMGVLADRTRTRWGRFRPWILWTAVPWTVVMILAYTTPKGWSMGAMIAYAVITNTMLMTLYSMNNMPYSALGAVMTADLNERARLNSYRFIAVNIAQFIVGGFTLPLVAKFAVGHDRQYGWQITMTIWAAVCLILFLTAFLTTRERVQPLAEAKTPPKQDFADLLKNSPWRIMALMTLVHFAILSFRGGASYNYYHHYADKVAMFDWVHQLGLTAPALAPDAPKPGGVLEWLGYIVHGDKANLTSTNVADVFNSIVNMIGTTTTIIVIMLSMSFARRFGKKAVAVAGFGLSALNAFAFYLLPPTSVNGMVALTILGSIVYAPTVPLIWAIYADVADYSEWKTGRRFTGMVFATIGFTLKAGLALGSASFLWIMAGFFNYDTKLPDAPDAVAGFRETTGLVVGILFAVCTLLLCAYKLNKKATVEMAEDLAARRRRSAPPGVETITI
- a CDS encoding glycoside hydrolase family 3 N-terminal domain-containing protein, with product MTKPSPKIPDYKNPRVVAARRVKDLLARMTLEEKAAQMMCVWQEKAAKLLDGNGNFDPAKAKAAFKKGHGLGQVGRPSDAGSDPATPANGKTARGMAELTNAIQKFFLEHSRLGIPVMFHEECLHGHAARDGTSFPQPIGLGATFNPALVEKLYAMTAHETRVRGGHQALTPVVDVARDARWGRVEETYGEDPFLNTQLGIAAVRGFQGDASFKDKKHVIATLKHFAAHGQPESGQNCAPVNVSERLLRETFLHPFRDCLKKGGAISVMASYNEIDGVPSHASRWLLRDVLRKEWGFKGFVVSDYYAIWELSHRPDSHGHHVAADKKEACVLAVKAGVNIEFPEPDCYRHLVELVRKKVLHETELDELIAPMLLWKFKMGLFDDPYVDPEEAARVVGCEVHRELASEAARETITLLKNENDLLPLNPAKLKTVAVIGPNANRSLLGGYSGVPAHNVTVLDGIKARLGGAVKVVHAEGCKITVGGSWQQDEVLASDPAEDRKQIDEAVKVAWSADVVIVAIGGNEQTSREAWSLKHMGDRTSLDLIGHQDELIRALLATGKPVVALVFNGRPLAINHVAQNVPAILECWYLGQECGSAVAAVLFGDHNPGGKLPISIPRSVGQLPVFYNHKPSARRGFLWDEATPLFPFGFGLSYTKFTFKNVRLAKKIISRTGSTHVSVDVTNAGKRAGTEVVQVYVRDLISSVTRPVKELKVFQKITLAPGETKTVSLDLTPESLAFYDVNMKYVVEPGEFEIMVGNSSRDVDLQKVVLRVVK
- a CDS encoding response regulator, which translates into the protein MLTESTRLLPEHADVSTKIAIVEDNATLRQYLAEFVAGAPGNRCVCACGSAEEALVKIPSLNPDVVLMDIHLPGESGIVCTARLREKLPNLQVIMLTVYKDTKMIFQALKAGACGYVLKRSDDKEILEAIAEVRAGGAPMTSEIARMVVRSFIADTPEKDETGQLSGREQEILALLAEGLSNKEIGSKLNISFTTVRTHLMHIYEKLHVRCRTEAAAKYLRSLPKN
- a CDS encoding sialate O-acetylesterase; this encodes MRHKLIVSLVLTCLVLNAAHAVNQTAQPFVSPMFGDNMVIQRGKTNTIWGWTKAGENVRVELAGQTATATAGTDGRWSVHLLPPASSHSLTLRVAGSQTVVFTNILVGDVWLCGGQSNMEFPLSRARNGDAEIKAANHPNLRLFTVKQQPAYAPASTVQGAWSVCTPQTVTENGGVSAIGYFFARKIQSETNIPIGLIKDCWGGTPAESWTSAEGLRPLKDFNTPLAEVDRLRERGAPPYGNYISHWYDEFDAGQKDNAWAAPDLDEHDWKTVTIPGGFSELGVSEMPALCYFRKTVTLPDPLPAGSAKIFLGVIERMDTTQINGRWTGASAWVENPRAYSIGDGILKPGTNVVTVRVFKTKPDGGFKSDPKQLKLVLGDKTEIPLAGEWKGKLSVDARPPHPLPLGFENWPTMPSVLYDGMIAPVAPLAISGALWYQGEANTDRAKQYRTLLPAMIADWRKTFGQGDFPFYIVSLAAFMQHRDAPGDDAWAELREAQAFTARTVTNSGLALAIDVGNANDIHPVDKKEVGERLALCALANHHGIKVPFAGPTFDHVEKIPGALKLHFKNTDGGLVVKGDKLGEFAIAGEDHKWCWADAKIEGDTVIVSSRKVLSPKAARYAWQANPVATLFNGAGLPAVPFRTDE